Proteins co-encoded in one Marinomonas sp. IMCC 4694 genomic window:
- the cpxA gene encoding envelope stress sensor histidine kinase CpxA: MRLPNVTSLYGRIFAIFWFTMFLVILAVLVLPHFDPRKTRDIDPPHYDRMVQIRDRVELVFSAAADIDSVLDGLDPRRRRDEEGNKLRLFITDLNGNILGNDRRQDMSYRSLRNFVTTTDNPDNPQQQLYGKTMISGPLPITLAGESYFLYAGTRWNEPPNFLLQLFDHPIRLLLVVMLISTPLLLWLAWALSQPARRLEKAAQRVSQGVFETDPELEKGMSEFRQAGASFNQMVEAVNRMMSGQQRLLSDISHELRSPLTRLRMAQALAWRKLGESPDLIRIDTEAQRLEQMIAKLLALSRVQVDSHLQREAQPLCHLFDELFADSQFEAEQMGKSMLLPVVPDRTMMCDSPLIMSALENIIRNAIHYGKKTIHVSFDVTPTTFTVRVEDDGEGVPEDELDSIFRPFYRVSTARDRHSGGAGLGLAIAESAIRQHQGVILAKRSALGGLLIEVTLPLLSR, encoded by the coding sequence ATGCGTTTACCTAATGTCACCAGCTTGTATGGGCGTATTTTCGCGATTTTTTGGTTTACCATGTTTTTGGTGATTTTAGCGGTGTTAGTCTTGCCGCATTTTGATCCTCGTAAAACCCGAGACATTGATCCGCCTCATTATGACCGCATGGTACAAATACGCGATCGTGTCGAATTGGTTTTTTCGGCCGCTGCAGACATAGACTCCGTATTAGATGGCCTTGATCCGCGCCGTCGCCGAGATGAAGAGGGGAATAAATTGCGTCTTTTTATCACTGACCTCAATGGCAATATCTTGGGCAATGATCGACGCCAAGACATGAGCTATCGTTCGTTACGCAACTTTGTGACGACTACGGATAATCCTGATAACCCCCAGCAACAGCTGTATGGCAAAACCATGATTTCTGGCCCGTTGCCGATTACCTTGGCTGGTGAGTCCTATTTCCTGTATGCCGGCACAAGATGGAATGAGCCGCCTAATTTTTTATTGCAACTGTTTGATCATCCCATTCGTTTACTATTGGTTGTTATGCTGATCAGTACGCCCTTGTTGTTGTGGTTAGCGTGGGCGTTAAGTCAGCCGGCTCGACGACTTGAAAAAGCGGCGCAAAGAGTATCGCAAGGTGTATTCGAAACCGATCCAGAGCTTGAAAAAGGCATGTCAGAATTTCGCCAAGCTGGAGCGAGCTTTAACCAAATGGTCGAAGCCGTGAACAGGATGATGTCAGGGCAACAGCGTTTACTGTCGGATATTTCCCATGAACTGCGCTCACCCTTGACACGCCTAAGAATGGCGCAAGCGTTAGCGTGGCGAAAATTGGGAGAAAGCCCGGATTTGATTCGTATTGACACAGAAGCGCAGCGTCTTGAACAGATGATAGCCAAGTTACTGGCGTTGTCTAGAGTGCAGGTCGACAGCCATTTGCAAAGAGAAGCGCAGCCATTGTGCCATCTGTTTGATGAATTATTCGCAGATAGCCAATTTGAAGCAGAGCAAATGGGCAAGAGCATGTTGCTACCTGTGGTGCCTGATCGGACGATGATGTGCGACTCGCCACTGATTATGAGCGCTTTAGAGAATATCATCCGTAATGCCATTCATTATGGTAAGAAGACGATTCATGTCTCGTTTGATGTGACTCCTACAACGTTTACAGTGCGGGTTGAAGACGATGGTGAGGGCGTACCTGAGGATGAATTAGACTCTATTTTTCGTCCGTTTTACCGTGTTTCTACCGCACGGGACCGTCACAGTGGTGGAGCTGGATTGGGCTTGGCGATTGCTGAAAGTGCCATACGTCAGCATCAAGGTGTTATTCTAGCGAAGCGAAGCGCACTGGGCGGCTTATTAATCGAGGTGACCTTGCCTTTATTGTCTAGATAA
- the cydD gene encoding thiol reductant ABC exporter subunit CydD — MSKNKEAKKSPRASRVKTPEVSFLDTLSNQQSSKYRWAQGFGFLFAVALVLQAWAFAHVFSDMALHQSFSLSLLCLGLFALLLRALASFARERICTSASRDIRYGLRHKLVSHLTELGPARLRIEEDAALSTRVYEQVDALDDFFSRYKPQVFMVTLIPCVILLSVVSISWIAFFVFILTAPLVIVFMIFVGHKAAQANRRQFNVLAMLSNQFMDLSQGLAELKRLNRTDEARDRLSFSAESYQKTTMGVLVLAFLSTATLELFASLSIAMIALYLGLGLLEALPWQQGTSPVTLMQAMFLLLLAPEFYLPLRQLGNDYHAKQKAEAAATDLLEILNTTTTATTAGVNSGSDSILDIFLDTPADSGGSEAINTQAFLSLRKVGWLESGRHRLAPISVDVLEGQRVWLSGESGVGKSSLLHLLLGFEEAYQGEFYVKGRPFQALDLSEWRAKLAWLPQTPEWVNGSIKRNLLLGIEMPTEEALQEALCKSHCDDFIRVLPNGLETPLTELGSGLSGGQMQRLSIARALLSQADVWLLDEPCSGLDKETADAVLETLNQVSKGKTLLIVSHDTHPIMWADKHWALSKRGVYEKNNQTIT, encoded by the coding sequence ATGTCAAAAAACAAGGAAGCAAAGAAGTCACCGAGAGCGAGTCGTGTTAAAACACCGGAAGTGAGTTTTTTAGATACGTTATCTAATCAGCAATCCTCAAAATATCGTTGGGCCCAAGGTTTTGGGTTCTTGTTCGCGGTGGCTCTTGTGCTTCAAGCTTGGGCGTTTGCGCATGTCTTTTCGGACATGGCCTTGCACCAATCTTTTTCCTTGTCACTTTTATGCCTTGGTTTGTTTGCTCTTTTACTGCGCGCTCTAGCAAGCTTTGCTCGTGAGCGTATTTGCACCAGTGCAAGCCGTGACATTCGTTACGGCTTGCGTCATAAGCTGGTGTCACATCTGACTGAGTTGGGCCCAGCTCGACTGAGAATTGAAGAAGATGCGGCACTGTCAACGCGTGTTTATGAACAGGTAGACGCGTTAGACGATTTTTTCAGTCGCTATAAGCCTCAAGTGTTTATGGTGACCCTTATTCCTTGCGTTATTCTCCTTTCTGTTGTCTCCATTTCTTGGATTGCTTTTTTTGTTTTCATACTAACGGCGCCTTTGGTTATTGTGTTTATGATTTTCGTGGGACACAAAGCCGCTCAGGCAAACCGTCGCCAGTTTAATGTGTTGGCTATGCTGTCTAACCAGTTTATGGATTTGAGTCAAGGTTTGGCTGAATTGAAACGATTAAATCGAACGGATGAAGCTCGAGACCGTTTGTCCTTTAGTGCGGAATCGTACCAAAAAACCACCATGGGTGTGCTGGTGTTGGCTTTTTTGTCGACGGCGACCCTTGAGTTGTTTGCCTCCTTATCGATCGCCATGATTGCGCTGTATCTGGGGCTTGGCTTGTTAGAAGCTTTACCATGGCAGCAAGGCACTTCACCGGTAACGTTAATGCAGGCGATGTTTTTGCTGCTATTAGCCCCTGAATTTTATTTGCCATTGCGCCAGCTAGGTAATGATTATCACGCCAAACAAAAAGCAGAAGCCGCTGCGACCGATTTATTAGAAATATTGAACACAACGACAACGGCAACAACAGCCGGCGTAAACAGCGGCTCCGACAGTATTCTTGATATTTTCTTGGATACACCCGCTGATTCAGGTGGGTCAGAGGCGATTAATACACAAGCATTTTTGAGCCTTAGAAAAGTGGGCTGGCTTGAATCTGGTCGCCATCGTTTAGCACCGATCTCGGTTGACGTGCTAGAAGGTCAACGAGTTTGGCTAAGTGGCGAATCTGGCGTGGGTAAATCCAGTTTATTGCATCTTTTATTAGGGTTTGAAGAAGCGTATCAGGGTGAGTTCTACGTGAAAGGGCGCCCGTTTCAAGCGCTCGACTTGTCTGAATGGCGCGCGAAATTGGCTTGGTTGCCACAAACGCCTGAGTGGGTAAACGGCAGCATTAAGCGTAACTTGTTGCTAGGTATCGAGATGCCTACAGAAGAGGCACTTCAAGAGGCTCTGTGTAAAAGCCATTGTGATGACTTTATTCGAGTCTTGCCAAATGGCCTTGAAACGCCGCTAACAGAACTAGGTTCGGGTTTGTCGGGTGGTCAAATGCAGCGATTATCCATCGCCCGAGCCTTGCTGTCCCAAGCGGATGTTTGGTTGCTTGATGAACCTTGTTCTGGGCTTGACAAAGAAACCGCTGATGCGGTTTTAGAGACATTGAATCAGGTGTCAAAGGGTAAAACCTTATTGATTGTTAGCCATGATACACATCCCATTATGTGGGCCGATAAACATTGGGCGCTGAGCAAAAGAGGTGTGTATGAAAAAAACAACCAAACTATCACTTAG
- a CDS encoding response regulator, with protein MPHILIIDDDVELSDLLKEVLSFESCEVSTAYNGLDGLVAMNDNIDLVLLDVMMPKLNGFETLKQLREKWDVPVLMLTAKGEEIDRVVGLELGADDYLPKPFSERELLARIRAILRRTQVTKGDNQHNDFVIYRDIKLYPGRLEAYCNGELLDLTSTEFALLHYFLLHPGTVLTKQGLSLDVLGKRLAAFDRALDMHVSNLRKKLPDWPNGKPRIKTLRGRGYLLVEGD; from the coding sequence ATGCCACATATTTTAATTATTGACGATGATGTTGAGTTAAGTGATCTGCTCAAAGAGGTTTTATCATTTGAAAGTTGTGAAGTGTCTACTGCATACAATGGGCTCGATGGATTGGTCGCGATGAACGACAACATTGACCTTGTATTGCTGGATGTGATGATGCCAAAACTGAACGGTTTTGAAACCCTAAAGCAATTGCGGGAAAAATGGGACGTGCCGGTATTAATGCTGACGGCTAAAGGCGAAGAAATCGATCGGGTAGTAGGTCTTGAGCTCGGTGCCGATGACTATTTACCTAAACCTTTTAGTGAGCGTGAATTACTGGCGAGAATTCGCGCAATTTTAAGACGAACTCAGGTTACGAAGGGCGACAATCAACATAATGACTTTGTGATATATCGAGACATTAAATTGTATCCGGGTCGCTTGGAAGCCTACTGTAATGGTGAGTTGTTGGATTTAACCAGCACCGAATTTGCGCTCTTGCATTATTTTTTATTGCATCCAGGCACCGTACTAACAAAACAAGGCTTAAGTCTTGATGTATTGGGCAAACGCTTAGCGGCGTTCGATCGAGCTTTAGACATGCACGTATCTAACCTACGAAAAAAATTACCTGATTGGCCGAATGGCAAACCGCGCATTAAAACTTTGCGCGGGCGTGGCTATCTGTTGGTGGAGGGAGATTAA
- a CDS encoding RNA methyltransferase, whose translation MKKNTVSIGLSNPKDITNVGSVMRAAGCYQADQVFYSGKRYDRATKMSTDTQKASTSIPLINIDSLGLENFIDAVDADTKIVCVDLVQGATPLPAFHHPEKALYIFGPEDGTIAQNLIDRADYVVFVPTIGCMNLAASVNVVLYDRLAKSPRAIAGDELIRQSKDVNNNIKVKVKVTAKPTNG comes from the coding sequence ATGAAAAAAAACACGGTTTCCATTGGGTTAAGCAACCCCAAAGATATTACAAATGTTGGCTCTGTGATGCGCGCTGCGGGCTGTTATCAAGCCGACCAGGTGTTTTATTCGGGGAAGCGTTACGACCGTGCCACAAAAATGTCGACTGACACCCAAAAAGCCAGTACATCGATTCCACTGATCAATATTGATTCCTTGGGGTTAGAAAACTTTATCGATGCAGTCGATGCCGATACCAAAATTGTGTGTGTCGATTTGGTTCAAGGCGCCACGCCTTTGCCAGCTTTTCATCATCCTGAAAAAGCGCTGTACATTTTTGGTCCAGAAGACGGCACCATTGCGCAAAACCTTATAGATCGTGCAGATTACGTGGTGTTTGTGCCGACCATCGGTTGCATGAATTTGGCCGCGTCGGTCAATGTGGTGTTGTACGATCGACTGGCTAAATCTCCTAGGGCAATAGCGGGTGATGAGCTGATTCGTCAGAGTAAAGACGTAAACAACAACATTAAAGTTAAAGTTAAAGTTACCGCTAAACCGACCAACGGCTAA
- a CDS encoding CpxP family protein: protein MKTLKMTKKLLLASVALPFIISASSAFAYGGKDHKDHHDNECRPGLDREIMKELNLTDSQKEQFKTLRQSHKEDMKDRAKGHSEQRGERQDQRAEQLNDLLLADTFDAAKATAMAKEMQSHREERKAKQDSSKVERQVQMLSKQHEMLSILTPEQKAKLVELQQDQMQECSDDNDDEKPRHKGKDRH, encoded by the coding sequence ATGAAAACATTGAAAATGACAAAAAAACTGCTTTTGGCTTCTGTCGCCCTTCCTTTCATCATCAGTGCTAGTAGCGCTTTTGCGTATGGTGGAAAGGATCACAAAGATCATCACGATAACGAATGCCGCCCAGGCCTTGATCGTGAAATCATGAAAGAGCTTAATCTTACGGATAGCCAAAAAGAGCAATTTAAAACTCTTCGTCAATCTCACAAAGAAGATATGAAAGACCGCGCTAAAGGCCATTCAGAGCAACGCGGTGAAAGACAAGACCAACGTGCAGAACAATTAAATGACTTATTACTGGCCGACACATTTGACGCAGCAAAAGCCACAGCAATGGCAAAAGAAATGCAAAGCCACAGAGAAGAACGTAAAGCAAAGCAAGACAGCTCAAAAGTAGAACGCCAAGTGCAAATGTTAAGCAAACAACACGAAATGCTGAGCATATTAACGCCAGAACAAAAAGCCAAACTCGTTGAACTGCAACAAGATCAAATGCAAGAATGCAGTGACGATAACGACGATGAAAAACCACGTCACAAAGGCAAAGATCGCCACTAA
- a CDS encoding class I SAM-dependent DNA methyltransferase gives MSDNTLYTDLSGYYDLMCADINYQAQSKSVQRLDQIFGNQGKRHLDLACGTGPHIAYLLQEGYQCSGLDINQPMLDLAKQRCPEANYSLGNMCAFETIEPYDLITCFLYSIHYSGDIAQLRSCIDSAHKALNEGGVFCFNAVDKHHIDNALFAKHDVKHGGSVFSFGSSWYYSGEGEKQTLKLSIKKAEQHSEQHWQDEHPMVALSFNELQTLLDAYFEVHIFEHDYDKILPWGEQSGNAVFVCIKK, from the coding sequence ATGTCTGACAACACGCTTTATACGGACCTTTCTGGCTATTACGATTTAATGTGCGCCGATATTAACTATCAGGCCCAAAGCAAGAGCGTGCAAAGACTCGACCAGATCTTTGGCAACCAAGGAAAACGTCATTTGGATTTAGCCTGCGGAACCGGTCCACACATCGCCTACCTTTTACAAGAAGGCTATCAATGCAGCGGTTTAGACATTAATCAGCCCATGTTGGATCTCGCGAAACAGCGTTGCCCCGAGGCCAACTATTCCCTAGGCAACATGTGCGCATTTGAAACCATCGAGCCTTATGATTTGATCACCTGTTTTTTGTATTCAATCCATTACAGCGGGGATATCGCACAATTACGTTCGTGCATAGACAGTGCTCACAAGGCACTCAATGAAGGCGGCGTTTTTTGCTTTAATGCGGTAGACAAACACCACATAGACAATGCCTTGTTTGCAAAACACGACGTTAAACACGGCGGCAGTGTGTTTTCGTTTGGCTCATCATGGTATTACTCTGGGGAAGGTGAAAAGCAAACTCTCAAATTAAGCATTAAAAAAGCTGAGCAGCATTCTGAACAACACTGGCAAGACGAACACCCTATGGTCGCGCTGAGTTTTAATGAGCTCCAAACACTATTAGATGCGTATTTTGAGGTGCATATTTTCGAACATGACTACGACAAGATTTTGCCTTGGGGCGAGCAATCCGGTAACGCTGTTTTTGTGTGCATCAAAAAATAA
- the cydB gene encoding cytochrome d ubiquinol oxidase subunit II codes for MEYELLKVIWWVLIGVLLIGFSVTDGFDMGVGSLLKVIGGTDSERRIMINSIAPHWDGNQVWFITAGGALFAAWPVVYATSFSGFYFAMMLVLAALFFRPIGFDYRSKLENSKWRTSWDWGIVFGSAVPPIIFGVAFGNLLQGVPFEFDNYLRVTYTGSFFGLLNPFGILCGLVSLLMLMTQGGAWLQMKTDADLYRKACKATAVTGTLAAVLFIVAGIWLAYGIDGYVLTSAIDGNAAMTPLMKTAEVQAGAWLTNYSTYPVLILAPMVGIVGMLVAALAAVMKKGALSFLSSSLGIAGIIVTAGGSMFPFLMPSSSFPSMSLTIWDATSSHNTMMIMFVVACIFVPIVLTYTLWSYFVMYGRLTKKHLEDNTHSLY; via the coding sequence ATGGAATACGAATTATTAAAAGTCATTTGGTGGGTACTGATCGGTGTTTTGCTCATTGGTTTTTCAGTAACCGATGGGTTTGATATGGGTGTGGGTAGCTTGCTAAAAGTTATTGGCGGCACAGACTCAGAGCGCCGAATTATGATCAACTCGATTGCCCCTCATTGGGATGGTAATCAGGTTTGGTTTATCACAGCAGGTGGTGCTTTATTTGCGGCTTGGCCTGTTGTGTATGCGACTTCATTCTCTGGTTTTTATTTCGCGATGATGTTGGTTTTGGCCGCGTTGTTCTTCCGTCCGATCGGTTTTGATTACCGTTCTAAACTTGAGAATTCAAAGTGGCGTACTAGCTGGGATTGGGGCATTGTATTCGGCTCCGCCGTTCCGCCTATTATTTTCGGCGTGGCGTTTGGTAACTTGTTGCAAGGTGTGCCGTTTGAGTTTGATAACTACTTGCGTGTGACGTATACCGGTTCGTTTTTTGGTTTGCTGAACCCCTTTGGTATTCTTTGTGGTCTGGTTAGCTTATTAATGTTAATGACACAAGGGGGTGCTTGGTTACAAATGAAGACAGACGCTGACTTGTATCGTAAAGCATGTAAAGCAACAGCGGTAACAGGCACTTTAGCTGCGGTACTTTTCATTGTCGCAGGTATTTGGTTGGCGTACGGCATTGATGGATACGTGCTTACGAGCGCGATTGATGGCAACGCGGCTATGACACCCTTGATGAAAACCGCCGAGGTACAAGCGGGTGCCTGGCTAACCAATTACTCGACTTACCCTGTGCTTATTTTGGCGCCAATGGTGGGTATTGTTGGTATGTTGGTGGCGGCACTAGCTGCGGTAATGAAAAAAGGCGCCTTGTCTTTCTTGAGTTCATCCTTGGGTATTGCGGGCATTATCGTGACAGCGGGCGGGTCTATGTTCCCGTTCTTGATGCCATCTTCAAGTTTTCCGAGCATGAGTTTGACCATTTGGGATGCGACATCCAGCCATAACACCATGATGATCATGTTCGTTGTTGCTTGTATCTTTGTACCAATCGTACTGACTTATACCCTGTGGAGTTACTTCGTTATGTATGGTCGTTTGACTAAGAAGCATTTGGAAGACAACACTCACTCGTTGTATTAA
- the cydX gene encoding cytochrome bd-I oxidase subunit CydX: MWYFAWVLGILLACSFGIVNALWLEFSGYDGEEEQQ, encoded by the coding sequence ATGTGGTATTTTGCTTGGGTTCTCGGCATTTTATTGGCGTGTTCATTTGGTATCGTGAATGCATTATGGTTAGAGTTTAGTGGTTATGACGGCGAAGAGGAGCAGCAGTAA
- a CDS encoding amino acid ABC transporter ATP-binding/permease protein: protein MKKTTKLSLRQLVFTNPWGFVVPVLLGVVASLSGVALLGVSGWFISAAGLATAVGAGMFFNYLTPGAIVRGLSIFRTAGRYGEQVAAHNHLLGLLKTLRLWVWDQRVAKDAANLHEQTRGDLLQRLVSDLDQIIRWPLVVFLPWIYAVASYVAVSIFAYFILPALLWPMATAALLHIVVVPYVCGRFASHAVHVGQILGVHRRSRFVSLFSALVTLTIRGHWKEYAKRLGQLDERQRRTEIHIQNAVSVGRFLAYWITVSLIASSFYLVSELDLPSGRWMLLDNVQGTWVVGFVLSLLAVNELALPLVQSFVAQGQSQVGLRRLNQLYDAPKDSEQDTFTCIAGQLRRLSFQHWRGFHAASGMGNDAIDLTIETGDTLWIRGGSGSGKSTLLASMAGDCLSTGQALINDEVTELFGNTVYQQQLSYLPQAPYIFQQSIAANLRLGNPDATVEALWSVLGAVALADWVKSLPNGLDTLLSSQGRNLSGGQRKRLALARLLLRKAPVLLLDEPFDGLDKATIETICLSLQQDYKPEILVLVSHVGSLLGDHAGVIEL from the coding sequence ATGAAAAAAACAACCAAACTATCACTTAGACAGCTTGTATTTACGAACCCTTGGGGCTTTGTTGTTCCCGTTTTACTGGGCGTAGTCGCCAGTTTGTCAGGGGTAGCGCTGCTCGGTGTGTCAGGCTGGTTTATTTCAGCGGCAGGGTTGGCGACTGCGGTAGGCGCAGGCATGTTTTTTAATTATTTAACGCCGGGCGCCATTGTTCGTGGTTTGTCGATATTTCGTACCGCAGGTCGTTATGGTGAGCAGGTTGCGGCGCACAACCATTTGCTGGGTTTATTAAAAACATTACGTCTGTGGGTTTGGGATCAGCGAGTTGCAAAGGATGCGGCAAATTTGCATGAGCAGACAAGAGGCGACTTGCTTCAGCGTTTGGTCAGTGATCTGGATCAGATTATTCGTTGGCCGTTAGTCGTGTTTTTACCTTGGATTTACGCTGTAGCAAGTTATGTGGCGGTGTCGATATTTGCTTATTTCATTTTACCTGCATTGCTTTGGCCTATGGCGACAGCGGCCTTGCTGCATATTGTGGTGGTGCCTTATGTTTGTGGTCGCTTTGCCAGTCATGCTGTGCATGTTGGGCAGATTTTGGGCGTGCATCGCCGTAGTCGTTTTGTTAGCTTATTCTCTGCGTTAGTGACGCTAACGATACGCGGACATTGGAAAGAGTATGCTAAACGTTTGGGGCAACTGGATGAACGCCAGCGCCGCACAGAAATTCATATTCAAAACGCAGTCAGCGTGGGGCGCTTCTTAGCTTATTGGATTACTGTTTCATTGATTGCCAGTAGCTTCTATTTGGTCAGTGAGTTGGATTTGCCATCAGGGCGGTGGATGCTGCTAGACAACGTACAAGGTACTTGGGTTGTGGGTTTTGTGCTGTCTTTACTCGCTGTTAACGAGTTGGCGCTGCCGCTTGTTCAATCGTTTGTCGCGCAAGGTCAATCTCAGGTTGGGCTGCGCAGGCTCAATCAACTTTATGACGCGCCAAAAGACTCAGAACAAGACACGTTTACCTGTATTGCAGGGCAGCTTCGTCGTTTGTCTTTTCAGCATTGGCGAGGTTTTCATGCCGCCAGCGGTATGGGCAACGACGCGATTGATTTAACCATAGAGACAGGTGACACCTTATGGATTCGGGGGGGAAGTGGTTCAGGTAAGTCGACATTGCTTGCGTCCATGGCCGGGGATTGTTTATCGACCGGCCAAGCGTTGATCAACGATGAAGTAACTGAGTTGTTCGGCAATACTGTGTATCAGCAGCAATTAAGCTATTTGCCACAGGCCCCGTATATATTTCAACAAAGTATCGCGGCTAATTTACGTTTGGGTAATCCTGATGCGACGGTAGAAGCGTTATGGTCTGTGTTGGGTGCTGTTGCCTTGGCGGACTGGGTAAAGAGCTTACCAAACGGATTGGATACCTTATTGAGTTCGCAAGGTCGTAATTTATCCGGTGGACAGCGCAAGCGTCTGGCATTAGCGCGTTTGTTATTAAGAAAAGCGCCGGTACTTTTATTAGATGAGCCGTTCGATGGTTTGGATAAAGCAACAATTGAAACGATTTGCCTGTCATTACAACAAGATTATAAGCCAGAGATATTGGTATTAGTGAGTCACGTTGGCAGTTTGCTTGGTGACCATGCTGGGGTGATTGAGCTGTAA
- a CDS encoding branched-chain amino acid aminotransferase — protein MAAFGSVFMPKMALATFENNQWSDASIVASDSIQLHPGAHVLHYSSTCFEGLKAFRHADGSVHVFRMDQNIKRLAQSSRLLSLPSIDEAQIAKMIVDVVAEFATDVPEPPGSMYIRPTHIGTEAAVGKAAAPTATSMLYVLLSPVGDYFTGGAKALRLLLDETGMRCAPHMGMIKSGANYASALGPISKAKAEVQADQILFCPNGDVQETGAANFLLIDGNEIITKGLDTSFLHGVTRSSILTLAADLGMIVTERDLTVAELLARAAKPEVEAVLSGTAAVLTSVGTFIHNGTEYKVGSGEPGPIAQKLRQTLNDIQWGKAEDTHNWLTKVI, from the coding sequence ATGGCGGCTTTTGGTAGCGTGTTTATGCCTAAAATGGCATTGGCAACATTTGAAAATAATCAATGGAGTGACGCGAGCATTGTCGCATCAGACAGCATTCAATTGCACCCTGGGGCGCACGTTTTACATTATTCCAGCACGTGCTTTGAAGGGCTAAAAGCCTTCCGTCATGCAGACGGCAGTGTGCATGTTTTTCGTATGGATCAAAACATCAAGCGTTTGGCACAAAGCAGCCGTTTGTTGTCTTTGCCGTCTATTGATGAAGCTCAAATTGCTAAGATGATTGTGGATGTCGTGGCTGAATTTGCGACGGATGTGCCAGAGCCACCGGGTTCTATGTACATTCGTCCGACTCACATAGGCACCGAAGCCGCTGTAGGCAAAGCTGCAGCACCAACGGCAACGTCAATGTTGTATGTTTTGTTGTCCCCTGTAGGCGATTATTTTACCGGTGGCGCAAAAGCATTACGTTTACTGCTAGACGAAACCGGCATGCGTTGTGCGCCACATATGGGCATGATCAAAAGTGGTGCTAACTACGCCAGTGCGCTAGGTCCGATTTCTAAAGCCAAGGCGGAAGTGCAAGCCGATCAGATTTTATTCTGTCCAAATGGCGATGTGCAAGAAACCGGTGCGGCGAATTTCTTGTTGATTGATGGCAACGAGATCATCACGAAGGGTTTGGATACGAGTTTCTTACACGGTGTGACGCGTTCTTCTATCTTAACGTTAGCGGCTGATTTAGGGATGATCGTAACAGAGCGTGACTTGACCGTGGCAGAACTATTAGCGCGCGCGGCGAAGCCAGAAGTGGAAGCTGTGTTGTCAGGCACAGCGGCGGTGTTAACGTCGGTCGGTACTTTTATTCATAACGGTACAGAATACAAAGTAGGGTCTGGCGAACCAGGTCCTATTGCTCAGAAACTGCGTCAAACCTTGAATGATATTCAATGGGGTAAAGCAGAAGACACGCACAACTGGCTAACCAAAGTCATTTAA